AGGGCGAGGGCGCCGAGGCCCGCACGGTCGCCGGCACGCCGGACGGCCGGACCGTCACGGTGCCGTCGGTCGACGGCCGGACCCCGGGCGTTCCGCTCGGCGCGCTGCGGCTGCCCGGAGGCGCCGAGCCCGCCGTCGTCGTCCTCCACCGGCAGATCGCCCTGTACGCGGGGGACGACACGTCTGTCACCGGCGAACTGGGCCGGGTGACGACGGTGGAGAAGGGCGGCGAGTTCGCCTCCGGCACCCGTCTGGTGCCGCCCCTCGCCTTCTGGCACGCGCTGCGCCCCCGCGACGAGGACGCCTCGGCGGTGCTGCGCGCGCTCACCGACGAGCAGGCGGCCGAGGTGCTGCGGGCCGGTGCACAGGCGTTGGCGGAGCGGCAGGCGCAGCTGGCCGCGGCCGGCGTCGCCCAGCAGACCACCCGCCCGAAGCGGTCCGTCGGCGCGCAGCGGGCCGCTTCCCCCGCGACCGCGGCCGGGGGCGCCGGTGGATCCACCGCCCCGGACCGGCCCGCCGTCCCGACCGCGGACGAGGTGCTCCGGGGCGTCGTGTCCCGCTGCCTGCCCGCGCTCGGCGACCCGCGGCTGCTCTCCGGCGTCGCCGCCCTGGTGCACGCGGTGCTGCGACTGGCGGAGTCGACCGCGGCGTTCGTGGCGCCGCCGGTCGAGCGTCCGCGGGCGGACCGGGGCCGGGTCGAGGGCATGTTCGCCGACCTGCGGCCCGAGCACGGCGACGACCAGACGCTGCGCGAGGCCACGGCCGGGCTCACCCACCACAGCGGCTGGTGGGGCGGCGAACCCCAGTGGCGCGCGCTGCGCCAGATCCGCGCCGTGAACCATGTGCTGTCCCAGAAGCCCGCCGACGGCAAGCCGCTGCCGGAGTCCTCCCGGCACGCCGGCCTCGCCGACGGGTGGCGCAGCGACGAGTTCACCGTCCCCGGCATCGGCCTGGTGTGGCCGTCCGTGCTGGACGTGCTGCGCCCGCTCGCCTACCGAGCCGCCTCCCCGGCCGTGACCGACACCCACCGCGAGGCACTGCTCCTGCTGCTGGAGGCCGTCGCCGACGGACCGCTGGCCGCGCCCGGGGGCGCGCTGCGCCAGGTGCTGCTGAGCGAGCCCTACGAGAAGCAGGAGCGCGTCGGTCAGGTGCTGCGCAGGGAGGGCCGTACGGTCGTCGTGCTCGGCTGCCAGAACGTCGACACCGACCGTGTGCGCGTCAACTGGCTCGCCCTGGACCACGATCCGACCGGAGCGTTCGGCGCGGTCGCCCACTTCGCCCTGGAGAAGGAGACCGCGCACCCGGCGGTGTTCCCCGCCGAGGCGATCACCGCCGTGACCCGGCTCGTCCGGGACAAGGGCGCGGCGCCCTGGCAGACGGAGGCCCCGGCCGCCCTCACCTCCGCGACGCAGGACGCGCTGGGGCCGATCCAGGCGGCCCTGCTGCTGGCCGGCCGGCCCGAGCAGCTCACCGACGAGGTGAGCGCAGCGACCGGGCTGAAGCCGCGCCAGAAGAACCTCGGCGACGGGCTGCTGGGCTCGCTCGGGGCCGGTGACCGGGAGGCGCTCATCGGCGCGCTGCTGCCCGGCGACCCGGGCGACCTGTGGACGTCCGGTCCGGACACGGACGCGGCGGCCGGGGTGTGGGCCGAGCGGCTCGGCGGGGTCGTCCGCCTGCCCGAGGACCTCGCCGCGGAACTCGTCGCCGCCGGCCTGTCCACCGGCTCCGCCGAGGAGGTACTCAACCCGCGGCGCACCCCCTGGCTCGCCCGCACCACGGTCCAGCGCGTCGACAAGGACGGCAACCTGGTCGCGGAGGACCCCCGGGCGCTGCCCGGGAAGTACGACCTGACGCGCGCGGTGGAGGCCCTGGCCGGACTCGCCTACGCCCTGCCGTACGGGCATCCGTTGCGCGCCGCGCTGCCGGACGGCCTGGCCGCGCTGCGTCGCCGCGTCGCGGACCCGGGGCTGCTGGTCGACCTCGACATCGCATGGACGGAGAAGGGCGGGGCCACCTCGGTCGCCCTGCGCAAGGCGTACGGGATGCCTGCCACCGGAGGCGCCGACGCGGACGGTCTGACCCGCGTGGGCGAGGCCCTGGTGCTGCGCCCCTGGTACGGCGAACAGGAGACCGTCCTGGTCCGCACGGGCGCGCTGGACGGCCCGGACGACCCGGTGTTCGGGCTCGTCGAGGGGCTCGTCGGGCAGTGGCGGGGCACCGGCATACGGGCCCTGCGGACGATCCTCGGCGACGATCTCGCCCGGGCGCTCGCGGCCGGCCTCGACCCCCAGGGGCCCGCCGGACACGCGCAGGATCCGACCGGCTGCGTGCCCGCGCTGGTCGCCGAGGTCGCCGAGACCCACGGTCTGGGCGAGGACGCGGCGGCGCTCTACCTCCAACTGCTCGCGCTGCCCGACCCGACGGACCGCAACTGCGCGCGCTGGACCGGCTGGAAGCCCGCCCGAATGAAGAAGGCGCGGGCCGAACTCGCGGCCACGGACCTGGTCGTCGAGGCCAAGCGGGCACGCGCCGGGCGCACCCTGTTCCTGCCCTGCGGCTGGCTCGACCTGAAGTCGCCCGGGCTGCCCGTGGAGCTCTGGAAGGAGGGGCTCTACCCGAACGCCGGCTACTCCCGCACGGTGCCGCTGCTGCCGGTGCCCGAGCTGTACGCCCGCGCATGGGCCCGCGTCCGCGCCGGTGACGCGCCGGCCTACGAGCAGCTCACCACCCGGGCGACCCGCAAGGGCCGCCGCCGATGACCGCCGTCCCACCGCACCTGGAAGACCGCACTCCGATGACCGCTCCCCTGACCACCGCCCCTTCCCACGCCCCGGACCCGGCCCCGGCTCCGGCTCCGGCTCCGGCCCGTCAGGTCGTCCCGCCCGAGGACCTGTACGCCGCCGAACTGGCCTTCCTCGCCGCCTACGACGACGGTCCGCGCCCGCCCGCCTGGCGGCTCACCCCGCGCGCGGTCGTCACGTTCGTCATGGGCAGCGACGGCCGCGCCCTGAAGCTGCCCGACGAGGCGGAGACGCCCGACGGGGTGCCGCGCCGTCTGGTGGTGGCGGGCAAGTTCGTCGGCGACCGGGCGCTGGTCGAGCGGTGTGTGGTCACGCTCGCCGGAGAGCGCGGTCTGCTGCTCGTCGGCGAGCCCGGCACCGCCAAGTCCATGCTGTCCGAGCTGCTGTCCGCCGCCGTGTGCGGCACCAGCGGCCTGGTCGTGCAGGGCACGGCGGGCACCACCGAGGACCAGCTCAAGTACGGCTGGAACTACGCCCTGTTGCTGGCGCAGGGGCCGAGCCGGCAGGCGCTGGTGCCCTCGCCGGTGCTGACCGCCATGGGCCGGGGCGCGGTCGCCCGGGTCGAGGAGGTCACCCGCTGTCTGCCGGAGGTACAGGACGCGTTGGTGTCGCTGCTCTCCGAGCGGCGCATCGCCGTACCCGAACTGGCGGGCACGGACGACGCGTTGGCGCACGCGGCACCCGGCTTCACCCTCATCGCCACGGCGAACGTGCGCGACAAGGGCGTCTCCGAGATGTCCGCGGCCCTCAAGCGCCGCTTCAACTTCGAGACCGTCGGCCCCATCGCGGACCTCGACGCGGAGACCGCGCTGGTGCGCGGCCAGGCCCGCGCCTCGGTGGAGCGGGTGGGAGCGCCCTTCCAGGTCGACGACGCGGTGCTGGAGGCCCTCGTCACCGCCTTCCGCGATCTGCGCGAGGGCCGGTCGGCGGAGGGCTGGGAGGTGGAGCGGCCGTCCACGGTGATGAGCACCGCGGAGGCCGTGTCCGTGGCGGGCGCGCTGGCGCTCGCGGCGGCGTACTTCCCCGGGGACCGTGACGTGCTGGGGCTGCTGCCGGGGCATCTGCTCGGCGTCGTCCGCAAGGACGACCCCGTCGACGCGGCCCGGCTGCGCGGCTACTGGGACGGCCCCGTCCGGCGACGCGCCGAGCAGGGTTCCGCCACCTGGCGCACCCTGTGGGACCTGCGCACGGTCCTGGAGGGCTGACGGCCGTGTCCCTTCCCCACGACCGGACCGGCACCGCCCGGGCCGGCACGTCCGCCGGCCTCACCCGGTCCGCCAGGCCTGCCGGGCCTGCCGAGTGCACCAGGTCTGCCGGGTTCACTGGACCTGCCGGGTCTGCCTGGTCCGCGACGTCCGCCGAGTGCACCAGGTCTGCCGGATCTGCCGGGATCACGGGACCTGCCGGGTCCGCCGGGTCCGCCACGTCCGCCGGGCTCACCGGACCGGCCGGGTCCGCCGGGCTCACCGGACCGGCCGGGTCCGCCGGGCTCATCGGATCGGCCGGATCTGCCGGGCTCATCGGGTCCGCCGGGTCGGCCGGGTCCGCCGGTCCCCCCGGCTCGCCCGGTCCCCCCGGCTCGCCCGACGAGGCCCTCGCCGCCCTCACGGACCCGGCCGCGCCCTATCTCGTCGGCGTACGGCACCACGCGCCTTCGCTGGCCGCGGCGGTGCCCGCGCTGCTGGCGGAGGCGAAGCCGGACGTGGTGCTCGTGGAGCTGCCGGCCGAGATGCAGGAGTGGCTGCCCTGGCTCGGGCACGAGGAGACACGGGCCCCGGTGGCGCTCGCCGCCGCCCCCGGTGACGGGAGCGGCGGGGGCCCGGCTTTCTATCCGTTCGCGGACTTCTCGCCCGAGCTCGCGGCCGTGCGCTGGGCCCGCCGACACGGCGTCCCGGTGCTCGCCTGCGACCTGCCGCTCGCGGACCGGGCCTGGGGCGAGGGACGCCACGCCGCCGCCCAGGACGCCGTGGGGCCCGGTCTCGCCACCGCGCTGCGGGCCCGGCTGACCGGGCGTCCCGGGGACGACCTGTGGGACCGGCTCGTGGAGGCCATCGCCCCGGGCTCCCCGCCCGAGGCGCTGCGCCGGGCGGCCCTGCTGACGGGGTGGGCACTGCGCGAGGACGCGGCCGCCTCCGGCGGTGTGCCCGAGCTGGACCTGCGACGCGAGCGATGGATGCGGGCCCGGATCGCCGAGGCCACCGCGCGCGGCGAACGGGCCGCGGTGATCGTCGGGGCCTTCCACGCACCGGCGTTGACGACGACGTCGGCCGACATCGACTCCGGCGCAGACGCGGACGCCGACGCCGACGCCGACGCCGGCAGTCAGCCCGAGTCCGTCGGCCAGCGCGCCGCCGACTCGCGCGCCGCCTGGACGACGTCCCTCATCC
This window of the Streptomyces sp. NBC_01275 genome carries:
- a CDS encoding AAA family ATPase; translation: MTAPLTTAPSHAPDPAPAPAPAPARQVVPPEDLYAAELAFLAAYDDGPRPPAWRLTPRAVVTFVMGSDGRALKLPDEAETPDGVPRRLVVAGKFVGDRALVERCVVTLAGERGLLLVGEPGTAKSMLSELLSAAVCGTSGLVVQGTAGTTEDQLKYGWNYALLLAQGPSRQALVPSPVLTAMGRGAVARVEEVTRCLPEVQDALVSLLSERRIAVPELAGTDDALAHAAPGFTLIATANVRDKGVSEMSAALKRRFNFETVGPIADLDAETALVRGQARASVERVGAPFQVDDAVLEALVTAFRDLREGRSAEGWEVERPSTVMSTAEAVSVAGALALAAAYFPGDRDVLGLLPGHLLGVVRKDDPVDAARLRGYWDGPVRRRAEQGSATWRTLWDLRTVLEG